One Fusarium falciforme chromosome 1, complete sequence genomic window carries:
- a CDS encoding Putative lysosomal cobalamin transporter, translating into MAHAGLVQTSLIWVAYAVAVALCLIAALITTFTWQTPRERSAVVSIVAIVSLTSLLATVLLLPVDIALISATSSATLGAKKDWATPERIDSILLTLKIVYYSLYSFDALLCLIVIPFAYFWHEEYDEIEVEEEGRTLTSRFWASLKYTLFFVAFVVVLFLLGFFVPAAGDSSQDHWDLDYFKKLIAQNHGEKALTFALGLLLTLGTLLYVVYTGAGLALLPISFIKAAPSISAPQLSETTASQLEQNRERQRQIEMRNAGRQEGMSRKDRRELDALVREEQTLVRRERLAAEAQGEGHSRIYRAWLKVCAVFRPIKLIGGILLLLLSVFIWVSMLITGIDKAKNSICKQKCGYILGQIHVFQPINFIFVKAAKAFPVDYILMALLVLFFFSSSISGVASVGIRFLWVRIFQIRKGRTAPQALLIATVMLALIILASNYGIAMMVAPQYSIYGTQTICTNEPAYPGAQPDCRNHTDMIRPCSEALKLRHAKDVCTPSIMSTFLNRITITWPFFGLVDFWAQFAFLAVFLVVFVTAIFRTPRVNLSQIDEEAEADEEESLLATTGRRFGATWQDVRGKTGNSGNNSTNSAGNGSNSAAA; encoded by the coding sequence ATGGCCCACGCCGGCCTCGTGCAGACCAGTCTTATCTGGGTCGCCTATGCCGTCGCCGTTGCCCTGTGCCTCATCGCTGCTCTCATCACCACCTTCACGTGGCAGACTCCTCGAGAACGATCCGCCGTCGTCAgcatcgtcgccatcgttAGCTTGACATCTCTGCTCGCTACCGTCTTGCTCCTCCCCGTCGATATCGCCCTCATCTCCGCGACTAGCTCTGCGACCCTCGGCGCCAAGAAAGACTGGGCTACCCCCGAACGCATCGACAGcatcctcctcaccctcaagATCGTCTACTACAGCTTGTACAGCTTCGATGCTTTGCTGTGTCTGATTGTCATTCCCTTTGCCTATTTCTGGCATGAAGAATATGACGAgatcgaggtcgaggaggagggtcgCACGTTGACCAGCCGCTTCTGGGCGTCGCTCAAGTACACCCTCTTCTTCGTGGCTTTCGTCGTCGTTCTCTTCCTGCTCGGATTCTTTGTCCCTGCTGCTGGCGACAGCTCTCAGGACCATTGGGATCTCGACTACTTCAAGAAATTGATTGCTCAGAACCATGGCGAGAAGGCGCTGACCTTTGCCCTGGGTCTGTTGCTTACCCTCGGCACCTTGCTCTACGTCGTATACACTGGCGCcggccttgccttgcttccgatctccttcatcaaggctgccCCTTCGATCTCCGCACCGCAACTATCCGAGACCACTGCCTCCCAGCTGGAGCAGAACCGCGAACGACAGCGACAGATCGAGATGCGCAACGCTGGCCGACAGGAGGGCATGTCCCGAAAGGATCGCCGAGAGCTGGATGCCTTGGTTCGGGAGGAACAGACGCTTGTTCGACGTGAGAGACTTGCTGCTGAGGCTCAGGGAGAGGGACACAGCAGGATCTACCGGGCCTGGCTCAAGGTCTGCGCCGTCTTCCGCCCTATCAAGCTGATCGGTGGAATTTTGCTGCTTCTCCTTTCCGTCTTCATCTGGGTATCTATGCTCATCACGGGCATCGACAAAGCAAAGAACTCGATCTGCAAGCAAAAGTGCGGCTACATTCTGGGTCAGATTCATGTCTTCCAGCCCATCAACTTCATTTttgtcaaggctgccaaggctTTCCCCGTCGACTACATCCTCATGGCTCTTCTGGTTCTGttcttcttcagcagctcCATCTCGGGTGTTGCAAGCGTTGGTATTCGCTTCCTCTGGGTGCGCATTTTCCAGATCCGCAAGGGTAGAACTGCCCCTCAGGCGCTCCTCATTGCTACGGTTATGCTGGCACTCATCATTCTCGCTTCCAACTATGGAATCGCAATGATGGTTGCACCTCAGTATTCCATTTATGGAACTCAGACGATCTGCACCAACGAGCCCGCTTATCCCGGAGCGCAGCCAGACTGCAGGAACCACACGGACATGATCCGACCATGCTCTGAGGCTCTCAAGTTGAGGCACGCCAAGGATGTCTGCACGCCCTCAATCATGTCGACGTTCTTGAATCGTATCACCATCACTTGGCCCTTCTTCGGTCTTGTCGACTTCTGGGCGCAGTTTGCCTTCTTGGCTGTCTTCCTGGTTGTGTTTGTCACTGCCATCTTCCGTACTCCTAGGGTCAATCTCTCCCAgattgacgaggaggctgaggctgatgaggaagagagcCTGCTTGCAACGACTGGCAGACGATTTGGTGCAACATGGCAAGATGTCAGAGGTAAGACTGGCAACTCAGGGAACAACTCGACAAACAGCGCTGGCAATGGATCAAATTCCGCGGCAGCGTAG
- a CDS encoding Zn(2)-C6 fungal-type domain-containing protein, with product MQSVFVALFAIAGLASAGPAVEKRAECPGTGAYYVCGNNNFRGYCSVDPCAIPWCPDFKLKTCEPATAEKPAGESPTTTVIAEVPATTAETVKNPGAYPPGDVCPPGLGRLQVCANNGFRGCCKAEACGAAWCPDYKPGTYEPVKTMKVKVRQSDPTVCAPGTGFFQSCSNGFRGCCKQDACAGKTPTCPQPKIKARQSDPTVCAPGTGFFQSCSNGFRGCCKTDACAGKTPVCPPAKVKARQADPTVCAPGTGFFQSCSNGFRGCCKQDACAGKTPTCPQPKIKARQSDPTVCAPGTGFFQSCSNGFRGCCKKDACAGKTPTCPQ from the coding sequence ATGCAGTCCGTCTTCGTCGCCCTTTTTGCCATTGCCGGCCTTGCCAGTGCTGGACCAGCCGTTGAGAAGCGAGCTGAGTGCCCTGGCACCGGAGCCTACTACGTCTGCGGCAACAACAACTTCCGCGGTTACTGCAGCGTCGACCCCTGCGCCATTCCATGGTGTCCCGACTTCAAGCTAAAGACCTGCGAGCCTGCCACCGCCGAGAAGCCGGCCGGTGAGAgccccaccaccaccgtcatcgccgaggtcccggccaccaccgccgagaCAGTCAAGAACCCCGGCGCTTATCCTCCCGGTGATGTCTGCCCCCCCGGCCTGGGCCGTCTCCAGGTCTGTGCCAACAACGGTTTCCGCGGCTGTTGCAAGGCCGAGGCATGCGGCGCCGCCTGGTGCCCCGACTACAAGCCCGGCACCTATGAGCCCGTCAAGACCATGAAGGTCAAGGTCCGACAGTCTGATCCCACCGTCTGCGCTCCCGGCACTGGCTTCTTCCAGTCTTGTTCCAACGGTTTCCGTGGCTGCTGCAAGCAGGACGCCTGTGCTGGAAAGACTCCCACGTGCCCCCAGCCCAAGATTAAGGCTCGCCAGTCCGACCCTACTGTGTGCGCCCCTGGTACCGGCTTCTTCCAATCATGCTCCAACGGCTTCCGGGGTTGCTGCAAGACTGACGCCTGTGCTGGAAAGACTCCTGTCTGTCCTCCTGCGAAAGTCAAGGCCCGTCAGGCCGACCCTACTGTCTGCGCTCCTGGTACCGGTTTCTTCCAGTCTTGTTCCAACGGTTTCCGTGGCTGCTGCAAGCAGGACGCCTGTGCTGGAAAGACTCCCACGTGCCCCCAGCCCAAGATTAAGGCCCGCCAGTCTGATCCTACTGTCTGCGCTCCCGGCACCGGATTCTTCCAGTCTTGCTCCAACGGCTTCCGGGGCTGCTGCAAGAAGGACGCTTGCGCCGGAAAGACCCCCACCTGCCCCCAGTAA
- a CDS encoding Cft1-like protein, with product MQAYTELAAPSAVTHSLTIALTSATASNLVVAKGSLLQIFTTKAISAEFDAQNQPAQPPKAEPEFDHRAHDDDGLESSFLGGGESMLVRTDRTNNTKLVLVAELPLAGTVIGLAKIKTKHTKSGGEALLLAYKAAKMCLCEWDPKKNTLETLSIHYYEKDELQGAPWEVAFDEYVNFLEADPGSRCAAFQFGSRNIAILPFRQAEEDLEMDDWDEDLDGPRPVKEPTAVANGDSDTLEAAYTPSFVLRLPLLDPSLLHPVHLAFLHEYREPTFGILSSSQERAHSLGQKDHLTYKVFTLDLQQRASTTILSVTDLPRDLYKMIALPAPVGGALLVGENELIHIDQSGKANGVAVNSMARQITSFSLSDQADLNLRLEGCIIEQLYIENGELLLILNDGRLGIVSFRIDGRTVSGISVKMIPEENGGSLIKSRASTASKLGKNTFFIGSETGDSVVLGWSRKMSQEKRRKTRLVDADLGLDVDELDLEDDDDEDDDLYGTESTAAKPAQALNGAGKSGELSFRIHDTLLSIAPIRDLTSGKAAFLPDSEEATLSKGVVSDLQLACVVGRGNSGSLAILNRHIQPKIIGRFEFPEARGFWTMCVKKPVPKSLGGNVTVGNDYETFGQHDKYMIVAKVDLDGYETSDVYALTAAGFETLKETEFDPAAGFTVEAGTMGKQMRVIQVLKSEVRSYDGDLGLTQILPMLDEETGAEPRVVSASIADPYLLLIRDDSSVLIAQIDSNNELEEVEETDNTLQSTKWHAGCLYTDTKGVFQPSVGDKGADTSKIMMFLLSSTGALHVYALPDLSKPVYVAEGLCYVPPYLSADYTLRRGLARENLRELLVADLGDTVSQSPYLILRNQTDDLTIYEPLRYQAEGAESTLSATLTFKKASNAALATSPVETSQDDAVQQPRFVPLRPCANVNGYSTVFLPGPSPSFILKSSKSVPRVIGLQGLGVRGMSTFHTEGCDRGFIYADDEGIARVTQLPSETNFTDLGISVKKVPLDSDVCGIAYHQPTGTYIAGCTINEPFELPRDDDYHKEWAKETLTFAPTMPRGVLKLISPISLTVIHDQELESCESIECMKTLQLEVSEETKERRFLLTVGTALSKGEDLPIRGRVHVFDIVTVIPEPGKPETNKRLKAIAREDIPRGGVTAISEIGTQGLMLVAQGQKCMVRGLKEDGSLLPVAFLDMSCHVSSARELPRTGLCVMADAFKGVWFAGYTEEPYTFKILGKSHGRLPLLVADFLPDGEDLAIVAADADGDLHILEFNPEHPKSLQGHLLLHRTTFSVSPNPPTSMLLLPRTTPPAHPPPSDPSHILLLASPSGHLSTLVPLPETTYRRLLSVTNQLLPALTPYGGLNAKAYRLPSGTRPVGVEAAAGRTVVDGAILARWAELGAAKRAEIAGKGGYDGVAELRDELEGVLGWSGLAYF from the exons ATGCAGGCCTATACAGAGCTTGCGGCTCCTTCAGCCGTCACACACTCCTTGACCATCGCCCTCACGTCCGCCACGGCCTCGAACCTCGTTGTCGCAAAGGGCTCCCTGCTCCAGATCTTTACAACCAAGGCCATCTCGGCCGAATTCGACGCCCAGAATCAGCCTGCGCAGCCTCCCAAGGCCGAGCCCGAGTTTGATCACCGCGCacatgacgacgatggcctcgaaTCTTCgttcctcggcggcggcgagtcAATGCTGGTCCGCACCGATCGCACAAACAACACCAAGTTAGTGCTCGTCGCAGAGCTGCCACTCGCTGGAACCGTTATTGGTcttgccaagatcaagaccaaACATACAAAATCCGGGGGCGAGGCTCTCCTGCTAGCATACAAAGCGGCCAAGATGTGCCTATGCGAGTGGGATCCCAAAAAGAACACCCTCGAGACCCTCTCAATCCACTACTATGAGAAGGACGAGCTTCAGGGCGCTCCCTGGGAGGTCGCCTTTGACGAATACGTGAATTTCCTCGAGGCCGACCCGGGCAGCAGATGTGCCGCCTTCCAGTTCGGCTCGCGCAACATCGCTATCCTCCCATTCCGACAAGCGGAAGAGgacttggagatggatgattgGGATGAGGATCTCGACGGACCGCGGCCCGTCAAGGAGCCAACCGCAGTCGCCAATGGAGATAGCGACACTCTAGAAGCAGCCTATACACCGTCTTTTGTCCTCCGTCTCCCACTGCTTGATCCCAGTCTGCTTCATCCCGTGCACTTGGCCTTCCTGCATGAGTATAGAGAGCCGACTTTTGGCATCCTGTCGTCCAGCCAAGAGCGGGCGCACTCTCTTGGCCAGAAAGATCACCTCACATACAAGGTCTTTACGCTCGACCTGCAGCAGCGCGCTTCAACCACCATTCTCTCAGTTACCGACCTCCCGCGAGATCTCTACAAGATGATTGCTCTGCCAGCGCCTGTTGGCGGCGCGTTGCTGGTCGGAGAGAACGAGCTCATTCATATTGATCAGTCGGGCAAGGCCAATGGCGTGGCTGTCAACTCAATGGCTCGACAGATTACCTCCTTCAGTTTGTCCGACCAGGCGGATTTGAACCTTCGGTTAGAGGGTTGCATTATTGAACAGCTGTACATTGAGAATGGAGAACTACTCTTGATTCTCAATGACGGGCGACTCGGCATAGTGTCATTCCGAATCGACGGCCGCACAGTATCTGGTATCAGCGTCAAGATGATTCCAGAGGAAAACGGTGGCAGTTTAATCAAGAGCCGCGCATCAACGGCTTCAAAACTGGGTAAAAACACCTTCTTTATTGGTAGCGAGACTGGCGACTCTGTTGTGTTGGGTTggtcgaggaagatgagcCAGGAAAAGCGGCGCAAGACACGTCTTGTTGACGCCGACCTTGGGCTTGATGTTGACGAACTCGatcttgaggatgatgacgacgaagacgatgatCTGTACGGCACTGAATCCACAGCTGCAAAGCCAGCCCAGGCTCTCAACGGAGCAGGCAAATCGGGTGAACTGAGCTTCCGCATTCACGATACCCTACTCAGTATCGCTCCTATCAGGGACTTGACATCTGGCAAGGCAGCTTTCCTGCCAGATAGCGAAGAGGCGACCCTGTCAAAGGGCGTCGTTTCTGACCTACAACTTGCCTGCGTTGTTGGCCGCGGCAATTCTGGAtctctcgccatcctcaaccgACACATTCAACCCAAGATTATCGGGAGATTCGAGTTTCCAGAAGCACGTGGGTTCTGGACCATGTGTGTCAAGAAGCCTGTTCCCAAGTCTCTGGGAGGAAACGTCACTGTTGGGAACGACTATGAGACGTTCGGGCAGCATGATAAGTACATGATTGTGGCCAAGGTCGACCTCGACGGGTATGAGACATCAGATGTATATGCTCTCACTGCTGCTGGATTTGAAACTCTGAAGGAGACCGAGTTTGATCCTGCGGCTGGCTTCACTGTTGAGGCTGGAACGATGGGCAAGCAAATGAGGGTCATTCAGGTTCTGAAATCCGAAGTTCGGTCCTACGACGGAG ACCTTGGTCTCACTCAGATCCTGCCAATGCTTGATGAGGAAACTGGCGCTGAACCCAGAGTTGTCAGCGCCAGTATCGCAGACCCCTATCTGCTGCTTATTCGTGACGACAGCAGTGTCTTGATCGCGCAGATCGACAGCAACAACGAGCtcgaagaggttgaggagacgGATAACACACTCCAAAGCACAAAGTGGCATGCAGGTTGCTTGTACACAGATACAAAAGGCGTCTTCCAGCCAAGTGTTGGTGACAAGGGTGCGGACACTTCCAAGATTATGATGTTCCTTCTTAGCTCAACAGGAGCCCTACAC GTCTACGCGCTTCCCGATCTCTCAAAGCCGGTCTACGTCGCTGAGGGCTTGTGTTATGTTCCTCCTTACCTCTCGGCAGACTATACTCTCCGCCGAGGCCTGGCTCGAGAGAATCTCCGCGAGCTGTTGGTGGCAGACCTCGGAGATACTGTATCCCAATCACCATATCTCATC CTTCGAAACCAAACCGACGATCTCACCATTTACGAGCCCCTTCGCTACCAAGCAGAGGGTGCTGAATCTACGCTATCCGCTACCCTTACTTTCAAAAAGGCTTCCAATGCAGCGCTCGCCACGAGTCCCGTCGAGACATCACAGGACGATGCCGTCCAACAACCGCGTTTCGTGCCCCTAAGACCATGCGCCAACGTCAACGGCTACAGCACCGTCTTCCTTCCGGGTCCCTCACCAAGCTTCATCCTCAAGTCCAGCAAGAGTGTCCCTCGCGTCATCGGTCTCCAGGGCCTTGGTGTTCGTGGCATGAGCACATTCCATACCGAGGGCTGCGATCGAGGTTTCATCTATGCCGACGACGAAGGTATTGCACGTGTCACGCAGCTTCCCTCTGAGACCAACTTTACCGACCTTGGCATATCTGTCAAGAAGGTACCTTTGGATAGTGATGTTTGCGGTATCGCGTACCATCAACCGACTGGCACATATATCGCCGGATGCACAATAAACGAACCGTTTGAGCTACCAAGGGATGACGATTACCACAAAGAATGGGCCAAGGAAACACTCACTTTTGCACCAACCATGCCCCGTGGTGTTCTCAAGTTAATCAGTCCCATCAGCTTGACGGTCATCCACGATCAAGAGCTCGAGTCATGTGAATCCATCGAGTGTATGAAGACACTGCAGCTCGAAGTCTcggaggagaccaaggaacGCCGCTTCCTCCTTACAGTGGGAACCGCCCTCTCTAAGGGCGAGGACCTTCCCATCCGCGGCCGCGTCCACGTCTTTGACATTGTCACCGTCATCCCCGAGCCTGGCAAACCCGAAACCAACAAACGTCTCAAGGCCATTGCCCGCGAGGACATTCCCCGAGGCGGTGTTACTGCCATCTCGGAGATTGGTACGCAGGGTCTCATGCTCGTCGCCCAAGGCCAGAAGTGTATGGTACGAGGCCTCAAGGAGGATGGATCACTGTTGCCTGTGGCTTTCCTTGATATGAGCTGTCATGTTTCGAGCGCTCGCGAGCTTCCCAGGACCGGCTTGTGCGTCATGGCTGATGCCTTCAAGGGTGTCTGGTTCGCAGGATACACTGAGGAGCCTTACACATTCAAGATCCTGGGCAAGAGTCACGGCCGGTTGCCGCTCCTGGTAGCAGATTTCCTCCCTGATGGCGAAGATCTTGCCATCGTTGCGGCAGATGCTGATGGCGATTTGCACATCCTCGAGTTTAACCCCGAGC ATCCCAAATCCCTTCAGGgacacctcctcctccaccgaaCAACCTTCTCCGTCTCTCCCAACCCGCCAACCTccatgctcctcctcccacgaACAACCCCCCCAGCCCATCCTCCCCCCTCAGACCCTTCccacatcctcctcctcgcctccccATCAGGTCACCTCTCAACCCTCGTACCCCTCCCAGAGACGACATATCGCCGTCTCCTCTCCGTAACGAACCAGCTTCTCCCCGCGCTGACACCCTACGGAGGTCTCAACGCAAAGGCATACCGTCTACCCAGTGGTACGCGACCCGTGGGTGTCGAAGCTGCTGCGGGACGAACCGTCGTCGACGGTGCTATCCTGGCGAGATGGGCTGAGCTGGGTGCTGCAAAGAGGGCAGAGATTGCAGGCAAGGGTGGCTATGATGGTGTTGCGGAGCTGAGGGACGAGCTTGAGGGTGTGCTGGGATGGAGTGGGCTGGCGTATTTCTAA
- a CDS encoding NADH-cytochrome b5 reductase, giving the protein MSFPVALRSARPAPVIATLAAGGIGAGILAKLLLGSASAESDAPTKVFKGGPAFVSLPLESAELVNHNTKRLRFKLPQEDAVSGLPLTSALLTLSWPKGQWVPVPRPYTPVSASDEPGYLELLVKKYPNGRASSHLHSLSPGDKLLFAAALKGYSWKPNSYSHITLIAGGAGITPIYQLAQGILKNPNDKTSMTLVFGVNSDEDVLLKQEFEQFSKEYPDRFKAIYTVSHPKDGSPFRKGYVTKELLKEVVPSPSQQETKVFVCGPPAMEDSLVGKWNSPGILSQLGFRKDQIHKF; this is encoded by the exons ATGTCTTTTCCTGTTGCTCTACGATCTGCCCGTCCTGCGCCCGTCATAGCCACCCTGGCCGCGGGTGGCATTGGAGCTGGAATCCTTGCCAAACTCTTGCTTGGGAGCGCTTCTGCAGAATCTGATGCTCCAACCAAGGTTTTCAAGGGCGGTCCTGCTTTTGTTTCTTTGCCGCTTGAGAGTGCCGAGTTGGTCAACCACAACACGAAGCGATTGCGCTTCAAGCTTCCCCAGGAGGACGCTGTTAGCGGACTTCCTCTAACAT CTGCCTTGTTGACACTATCCTGGCCCAAGGGACAATGGGTGCCCGTCCCACGACCGTACACTCCAGTCTCTGCCTCAG ATGAGCCTGGATACCTAGAACTTCTTGTCAAGAAGTACCCTAATGGAAGGGCTAGCAGCCATCTTCACTCCCTTAGCCCCGGGGACAAGCTACTCTTTGCCGCTGCCCTCAAGGGTTACAGCTGGAAGCCCAACAGCTACTCCCACATCACTCTTATTGCCGGCGGTGCTGGAATCACACCGATCTACCAACTCGCGCAAGGAATTTTGAAGAACCCTAACGACAAAACGTCGATGACGCTAGTGTTTGGTGTCAATAGCGACGAGGATGTACTACTCAAGCAAGAGTTTGAGCAGTTCTCGAAGGAGTACCCGGATCGGTTCAAGGCCATCTACACTGTCAGCCACCCCAAGGATGGGTCGCCATTCCGAAAAGGCTACGTGACCAAGGAGCTCCTCAAAGAAGTTGTGCCCTCACCCTCACAACAGGAGACCAAGGTTTTCGTATGTGGTCCCCCAGCCATGGAGGATTCTCTCGTCGGAAAGTGGAATTCGCCTGGAATCTTGAGCCAACTGGGTTTCAGAAAAGACCAAATTCACAAGTTTTAG
- a CDS encoding Zn(2)-C6 fungal-type domain-containing protein: MRLRQAGRQARQGLVSQACELCRRRKVKCDADRPECGNCRALKLPCEYSAQRKKRGPKPRALSTIENRDDGEQAQPSTIILSPSMPQAPVPVIGSSPLSSAVTPTTIIAYSPQTDASSPCVALAPRKESPAGKVHQTLTSTLEALAQSTERIIEECIDMNMLLRFPTIPVIQPDTIRRESHLLLPTSRHLFDAITSTNQISSSQGSLMRTFAHLTTVFACVCCRMPKNSNLKGREALITAFLEATRGMMACCEDWDVSHANSTSLVIRMYQSAAQHHLGKTRASWLMMGQAIRLALDMRLYDEVSYQDLDPLEDKLRRNVYGLLCVGDMSASILNNRPLAFHEICLDETYTPVELYNDFSLLPPESGLFEPPYEQRFHQGFYLCHDLWKSATNILLDMKLLTQTLTSSGFRLCSQDPSQQRIMQSYMSFCGLLDSLPARLRDPERHVAGNEIATAFQQRTFWYQRADLVVTFHCLRLVILQRAAQKGFCALLGLTDDLDMLALRKIEIASDLVSVVEGIPFDALQVNGEPLVEKLRQIGVSLLEIAHQNEDTAISGRAQSLLSPIIDTIARLDSRVSDELSAYPGLV; this comes from the exons ATGCGACTCCGACAGGCCGGTCGACAGGCCAGACAAGGACTGGTCAGTCAAGCATGTGAGCTATGCAGGCGACGCAAGGTCAAATGCGATGCAGATAGGCCAGAGTGTGGGAACTGTCGCGCATTGAAGCTGCCATGCGAGTACAGCGcccagaggaagaagcgagGACCAAAGCCAAGGGCTTTATCGACTATCGAGAACAGAGACGATGGCGAACAGGCACAACCTTCAACAATTATCTTATCTCCATCTATGCCGCAGGCTCCCGTGCCCGTCATTGGCTCTTCACCACTATCGTCAGCCGTGACGCCGACTACCATCATTGCATACTCCCCCCAAACTGATGCCAGCTCGCCATGCGTTGCATTGGCACCTCGAAAGGAGAGTCCAGCCGGAAAGGTCCATCAAACTCTCACGAGCACCCTGGAGGCTCTCGCACAATCTACAGAGCGCATAATCGAGGAGTGTATCGACATGAACATGTTGTTGCGTTTCCCTACCATTCCGGTTATCCAACCAGATACAATCAGGCGAGAAAGCCACCTTCTGTTACCAACTTCGCGACATCTCTTTGACGCCATCACTAGCACCAACCAAATATCCTCATCACAGGGCAGTCTGATGCGAACCTTTGCTCACTTGACAACGGTTTTCGCTTGCGTCTGTTGCCGGATGCCTAAAAACTCGAACCTGAAAGGCCGCGAAGCCTTAATCACCGCCTTTCTTGAAGCAACTCGTGGAATGATGGCATGTTGCGAGGATTGGGACGTTAGCCATGCCAATTCGACATCTCTCGTGATCCGCATGTACCAGTCAGCGGCACAACATCACTTGGGTAAGACACGCGCATCATGGCTCATGATGGGCCAAGCCATTCGCCTGGCTCTAGATATGCGTCTATATGATGAAGTGTCATACCAAGACCTCGATCCTCTGGAGGACAAGTTGCGGCGGAATGTCTACGGCTTGCTCTGTGTGGGTGACATGTCGGCTTCGATTTTGAATAACAGGCCCTTGGCGTTTCATGAGATATGCCTCGATGAGACTTACACACCGGTTGAGCTTTACAATGATTTCAGTTTGTTGCCTCCTGAGAGCGGTCTGTTTGAGCCTCCATACGAGCAACGGTTTCATCAAGGCTTTTATCTCTGCCACGACCTCTGGAAGTCAGCAACAAATATTCTGCTCGACATGAAACTTCTCACTCAGACGCTCACCTCTTCCGGCTTTCGACTCTGCTCCCAGGACCCCAGTCAGCAGCGGATCATGCAGTCATACATGTCTTTCTGCGGCCTTCTCGATTCGCTCCCGGCTCGGCTCCGCGATCCTGAGAGGCATGTTGCTGGCAATGAAATAGCCACGGCTTTTCAGCAACGAACATTTTGGTACCAAAGGGCAGATCTTGTGGTGACTTTTCATTGTCTCCGACTTGTTATCCTACAACGGGCTGCGCAGAAAGGCTTCTGTGCACTTCTTGGGTTGACGGATGACCTGGACATGCTTGCTCTTCGCAAGATTGAGATCGCCAGTGACCTCGTCTCAGTTGTGGAAGGAATTCCATTCGATGCGCTGCAAGTCAACGGAGAGCCATTG GTTGAGAAACTCCGTCAGATTGGGGTCAGCCTATTGGAAATTGCGCACCAGAACGAGGACACGGCTATTTCTGGGCGAGCCCAGTCACTCTTGTCGCCAATAATCGATACGATTGCGCGGCTAGACTCTCGAGTATCGGATGAGCTGAGCGCGTATCCGGGCTTGGTATGA
- a CDS encoding U6 snRNA phosphodiesterase, giving the protein MALVDYSSSDSADEDSGPDSRRIKRRKGADGTAAHSSRTSDTIRTPSNTTADAGAQPQVKDAEASSMPPLPDTFHDLYASTVRQSVVDDPSLHQGRKRQVPHVVGNWPSHLYVEWHPSTTQHALLTELLADIEKQASGEIELFNFLTSDLGSPLPLHISLSRPLSLSTGNKDEFLDRITQTFTSSGIAPFLVRPRGLAWYRSPDSDRTFLILRVASGESKAGSDSEEAVRTPNPELTALLAKSNTVVTQFGQPTLYQRNTNDVDTRDAVGTAFHISIGWTFHLPGDELSLETLRLFKQSKFADIRDWEINVTGIKAKIGNVVNHIALKEAGRGTAPPLGSVPFL; this is encoded by the exons ATGGCTCTTGTTGACTATTCTTCTTCCGACTCTGCGGACGAGGACTCCGGCCCCGACTCTCGCCGCATCAAGCGCCGGAAGGGTGCTGATGGCACGGCGGCCCACTCCTCCCGAACGTCGGACACCATTAGGACTCCAAGTAATACAACTGCCGATGCCGGCGCTCAGCCCCAAGTCAAGGATGCCGAAGCTTCATCCATGCCTCCGTTGCCCGACACCTTCCACGATCTATATGCTTCTACCGTTCGCCAGAGTGTAGTGGATGACCCGAGCCTCCATCAGGGACGGAAGCGCCAAGTTCCCCATGTGGTTGGAAACTGGCCGAGTCATCTCTACGTCGAGT GGCATCCTTCCACGACACAGCATGCCCTCTTGACAGAACTGTTGGCCGACATTGAGAAACAGGCATCGGGTGAGATTGAGCTCTTCAACTTCTTGACCAGCGACCTGGGATCTCCTCTGCCACTGCACATCAGCCTGTCGCGTCCATTATCTCTCAGTACGGGCAACAAGGACGAATTTCTAGACAGGATCACACAAACGTTCACCAGCAGCGGCATTGCTCCATTCCTCGTTAGGCCTCGAGGACTTGCCTGGTATAGGTCACCCGACTCGGATCGAACATTTCTCATTCTTCGCGTTGCCAGTGGCGAGAGTAAGGCAGGATCCGACAGCGAAGAGGCAGTACGGACCCCGAACCCAGAGCTCACCGCTCTCCTGGCAAAGAGCAACACCGTCGTGACCCAGTTCGGCCAGCCGACTCTGTATCAGCGCAATACAAATGACGTGGATACAAGAGATGCTGTGGGCACTGCCTTTCACATTTCCATTGGATGGACATTTCATCTTCCTGGGGACGAATTATCCCTCGAAACGTTGAGGTTATTCAAGCAGAGCAAGTTTGCTGACATCCGGGACTGGGAGATCAACGTCAcgggcatcaaggccaagattggaAACGTTGTCAACCATATTGCGTTGAAGGAGGCCGGACGAGGTACTGCTCCACCGTTGGGCTCTGTGCCATTCCTATAG